The following coding sequences are from one Pirellulales bacterium window:
- a CDS encoding efflux RND transporter periplasmic adaptor subunit, translated as MVRPQTGCAARHAAVLGALASLCLLAPTGPTYSAEVGRAPMQLKVVRPQASREDRVTTQPGSVIPDRSARLFAKVSGYLKEQRVDIGDRVKAGDLLAAIDVPELVQAVNGATAALAQSQAQLTQAQARVETARALREAAQAAIGRSKANLESAAAALEFKQKVYRRIKQLFEDRAIEEQLVDERQDDFLAAQATRDAALAAIDSAKADLAAAEAKLSESQADVLDAEATVQVCQAALERARVFVDFAQIRSPYDGVITERTFFPGDFIRAADGSAVLPLLAVEKTDLMRVVVQVPDRDAPFTEPGDRATFEASTLPGLQFEGQVSRVSDAQDPTTRTMRVEIDLPNETGLLRDGMYGKATIHLWSASPPLTLPASCLVEKPANGKAAVYVVRDGKAHRQAIYLIHADESEIEVLSGIRAGDWVVSENAASLVEGAPVRVKQ; from the coding sequence ATGGTCCGACCGCAAACCGGCTGCGCGGCCCGGCATGCCGCTGTTCTCGGAGCGTTGGCGTCGTTGTGCCTGCTCGCGCCGACCGGGCCGACTTATTCGGCGGAGGTCGGCCGCGCGCCGATGCAACTGAAGGTGGTCCGCCCGCAAGCCTCCCGCGAAGACCGCGTGACGACGCAGCCCGGCTCGGTCATTCCGGACCGGTCGGCCAGGTTGTTCGCGAAGGTGTCGGGCTACCTCAAGGAGCAGCGCGTCGATATTGGCGACCGCGTCAAGGCGGGCGACTTGCTGGCCGCGATCGACGTGCCGGAGCTCGTGCAGGCCGTCAACGGCGCCACCGCGGCGCTGGCGCAGTCGCAGGCGCAGCTTACCCAGGCGCAGGCCCGTGTGGAGACCGCCCGTGCCCTCCGCGAGGCCGCGCAGGCCGCGATCGGCCGCAGCAAAGCAAACCTGGAAAGCGCGGCGGCGGCGTTGGAGTTCAAACAAAAAGTCTACCGCCGCATCAAGCAACTCTTCGAAGATCGCGCAATCGAAGAGCAATTGGTCGACGAACGCCAAGATGACTTTCTCGCCGCCCAGGCGACGCGCGACGCGGCCCTGGCGGCCATCGACAGCGCCAAGGCCGACCTGGCGGCGGCCGAAGCCAAGCTGAGCGAGTCACAGGCCGACGTTTTGGATGCCGAAGCCACCGTGCAAGTCTGTCAGGCCGCCCTGGAACGTGCCCGTGTGTTCGTCGACTTCGCCCAAATCCGCTCGCCTTACGATGGGGTGATCACCGAGCGTACCTTTTTTCCAGGCGATTTCATCCGCGCCGCCGACGGCAGCGCCGTGTTGCCGCTGTTGGCGGTCGAAAAGACCGATCTGATGCGGGTTGTGGTGCAAGTGCCCGACCGAGACGCGCCGTTTACGGAACCGGGCGATCGCGCGACGTTCGAGGCCAGCACGCTGCCCGGCCTGCAGTTCGAGGGGCAAGTCTCGCGCGTGTCCGACGCGCAAGACCCCACGACGCGGACGATGCGCGTCGAGATCGATCTGCCGAATGAAACGGGGCTGTTGCGAGACGGCATGTACGGCAAGGCCACCATCCACCTGTGGAGCGCCTCGCCGCCACTCACCTTGCCGGCAAGCTGCCTGGTCGAGAAGCCGGCCAACGGCAAAGCCGCGGTCTATGTGGTCCGCGACGGCAAGGCCCATCGCCAGGCGATTTACCTGATCCACGCGGACGAGAGCGAAATCGAAGTGCTTTCGGGCATCCGCGCCGGCGATTGGGTCGTGAGCGAAAACGCGGCGTCGCTCGTCGAGGGCGCGCCGGTGCGGGTGAAGCAATGA
- a CDS encoding efflux RND transporter permease subunit has translation MKGLIRASLDNPHAVIAFSLTVLVLGGLTLRRVPIDILPVFESPAVQVLTFYAGMHSVDDLLNIPITGRAQHRQVTLGELASITPTQIASELTHVDIQPAVELTMAVEGRDLGHAATDVARLLDRFGRREGEHWLPYSPGAKGAERPMVRGAEITLSGEYSRMQEAFTNLSVGLVLSSLLIYFLMVALARSFVVPLAVMLVVPLSLVGVLPMLYVTGSALNVQSLLGIIFIVVISVSNTVLMTDWAQELRKQEGLSPLEAIRQAAGVRVRPVMMTATAAFCAMLPAALALERGGEANAPLARAILGGLLAAGPATLFVLPAIYSLLVRERTAELPPLVNRMDASPEREDVAV, from the coding sequence ATGAAAGGACTGATTCGCGCCTCGCTCGACAACCCACACGCGGTGATCGCGTTTTCGCTCACCGTGCTGGTGCTCGGCGGACTGACGTTAAGGCGCGTTCCCATCGACATCCTGCCGGTCTTCGAAAGCCCGGCCGTGCAGGTGCTCACGTTCTACGCCGGCATGCATTCGGTCGACGATCTGCTCAACATTCCGATCACGGGTCGCGCGCAGCACCGGCAGGTGACGCTGGGCGAGTTGGCGAGCATCACTCCGACTCAGATCGCCTCGGAGCTGACGCACGTCGACATTCAGCCGGCGGTCGAACTGACGATGGCCGTGGAGGGCCGCGACCTCGGTCACGCGGCGACCGACGTTGCCCGGCTGCTCGATCGTTTTGGCCGGCGCGAGGGGGAGCACTGGCTGCCTTACTCACCTGGCGCCAAGGGGGCGGAAAGGCCGATGGTGCGCGGCGCCGAAATCACGCTCAGCGGCGAATACAGCCGGATGCAGGAAGCGTTCACGAACCTGAGCGTCGGGCTGGTGCTGTCGTCGCTGCTGATTTACTTTCTGATGGTGGCGCTGGCCCGGTCGTTCGTCGTGCCGCTGGCGGTGATGCTGGTGGTGCCGCTGTCGCTGGTAGGCGTGCTGCCGATGCTGTATGTGACCGGCAGCGCGCTGAACGTGCAGTCGCTGTTGGGCATCATCTTCATCGTGGTCATCAGCGTCTCGAACACGGTATTGATGACCGATTGGGCGCAGGAGCTGCGCAAGCAGGAGGGGCTTTCGCCGCTGGAGGCCATTCGCCAGGCCGCCGGCGTTCGCGTGCGGCCGGTGATGATGACGGCGACGGCGGCCTTCTGCGCGATGTTGCCCGCGGCCTTGGCGTTGGAGCGCGGCGGCGAGGCCAACGCGCCGTTGGCCCGGGCGATTCTGGGCGGTTTGCTGGCTGCCGGGCCGGCGACGCTGTTCGTGCTGCCCGCCATTTATTCGCTCTTGGTCCGCGAGCGGACGGCGGAATTGCCACCGCTTGTCAACCGGATGGACGCTTCCCCTGAGCGGGAAGACGTCGCCGTTTGA
- a CDS encoding sigma-70 family RNA polymerase sigma factor, which produces MREESDDSLLLTSAAQGDQQALNQLFERYRSRLKKMIRLRLNRRLQGRVDDSDVLQDAFLEATRRLPTYLAGPQSPFFLWLRRITGDKLLEIHRTHLGTQARDAQREVSLHRGALPAANSMSLAAQLLGQLTSPSQAAVKAEMRIQLQEALNSLDPLDREILALRHFEQLSNAEAAQELELEPSAASKRYLRALARLQKILRELHLTE; this is translated from the coding sequence ATGCGCGAAGAAAGCGACGATAGCCTGCTGCTCACGAGCGCCGCCCAGGGCGACCAACAGGCGCTCAACCAACTGTTCGAGCGCTATCGGTCGCGGCTGAAGAAGATGATCCGGCTGCGGTTGAACCGCCGGCTGCAAGGGCGCGTCGACGACTCGGACGTGCTGCAAGACGCGTTTCTGGAGGCCACACGCCGCTTGCCGACGTACCTGGCGGGTCCGCAATCGCCGTTCTTCTTGTGGCTGCGGCGGATCACCGGCGATAAACTGCTGGAAATACACCGCACGCACCTCGGCACGCAGGCCCGCGACGCCCAGCGAGAGGTTTCTCTCCACCGCGGCGCGTTGCCGGCGGCCAATTCCATGTCGCTGGCGGCCCAGTTGCTGGGGCAATTGACCTCTCCTTCGCAAGCGGCCGTGAAGGCGGAGATGCGGATTCAACTCCAGGAGGCCCTCAACAGCCTGGACCCGCTGGACCGCGAGATCCTGGCCTTGCGGCACTTCGAGCAGTTGAGCAACGCCGAGGCGGCCCAGGAGCTGGAACTGGAACCGTCCGCCGCCAGCAAACGCTACCTTCGCGCCTTGGCGCGCCTGCAAAAGATTCTTCGAGAGCTACACCTGACGGAATAG